The following nucleotide sequence is from Methanomassiliicoccales archaeon.
ACAGAAAAAACTAGATATGATTTAAAATCATCAATCCTGCCGATAATATGTTCGAGCTCCAAGTGGTGAGCAGTACACCGCTCACTCCGCTGGACGACGCGGACGATGTGGCGTTGCAGTTCCTGGTCATGATCGGCTACCTGCCAAAGGGCTATGATCCGAAGACCGAGGCGGACAACGTGCAGGAGAGCATCCCCTACCGGCTGTTCGTGGAATGCTTCCTGGGCAACCTGAAACGAGCATGGACGGTGGAAGAGCTGGCGGCCAAGCTGAGGACCACCAAGCCCACCATCTACCGGCACCTGAACAAGCTCAAGGGCATCGACATCCTGGAGGAAGTGGACGTGCAGAAGGGGGGCGAACGCAAGAAAGGCTATCGCATTCGCTATGGAGACTTGTCAAAGGCCTGGAACTTCACCGAGGCCAACGTGGAGATGGCCATGGACTCCTACCGGAAGACGGTGGACCATCTGCAGAAGATCATCGAGGGGGGGAAGTGATGGCCTCGGCCAAACCCGGGTCCGGAGAGGAGATCATCACTCTGACCAAAGGCTCACACTACAGGGTCGTAAGTCGAGGAAGCGGTCCGGAGCCAATTGTCACCGTAGGTGTGTTCAGAGGCTACACCCAATTCGGCAACGATTCCGCTTTGAGCATGGAGCTCGAGTCCGAGAAGGACGGACCGTCGCCTATGGTAAGGATCCTGCCATGCCTAACGGTCTTGGCGATCGACGTCCTCTCCTTCAAGCCGGAAGATAAGGAGAAGGAGAAGAAGAAAGAGGCCGACGGCTACATCGGATGAATCGGTGGAGACTTGGCAAAGTACCTTGGCCTGGACGAATGGAAGTGGTACGCACTTCTCTCCATCGCCTCGTTGCTCGTCGGGATCATAGGCTTGCTCCTCGGAAACGGGACGGTCGCAGCAGCGGGCGGCATCGTCCTCCTCTTCAGCATCTTCGGCGTGGCCTATGGTCTGTTCAAGGAACGTCCATCATGACACTTCCATCGTCAGAATGATAAGCAAGGGGAGCATGGCGAGAACGTGGACTTCCACGACCGGCTCTTGGAAGCGATAGCCAAGGGCGAGATCAAGGACAAGGCGTCGCTGCAGCGCAGGAAGATCGAGCTCTGCCGCGAACTCCATCTTGTGACGCTCCCTCCCAACTCCGAGACGCTGGCGCGCGCATCGCCGGAGCTTCTGCCTCTGGTCAAGGAGATATTGCGCCGCAAGCCGGTGCGAACGCTCAGTGGGGTGGCGGTGGTGGCGGTGATGACCTCCCCTGCCACCTGTCCTCACGGCCGCTGCTCATATTGCCCGGGCGGAGTGGAGAACAGCTCCCCCCAATCCTACACTGGCAAGGAGCCAGCCGCGCGCAGGGCCATCGCCAACCACTTCGAACCTAACCGCCAGGTGAGCAAGCGTATCGAGCAGCTGGAGGCCATCGGCCACGCTACGGACAAGATCGACCTCATCGTCATGGGAGGCACCTTCACCTCCCGCTCCCTGGACTATCAGGAATGGTTCGTCAAGGGCTGTTTCGACGCTTTGAACGAGAGGGACTCGCTCGATCTGCCGGCGGCGCACTCTCTGAACGAGAACGCGCCGCACCGCTGCATCGGGATGACAGTGGAGACGAGGCCAGACTACTTCGTCGAGGAAATGGCAGAGCATTGCATGTCCCTTGGCACCACGCGGGTGGAGTTCGGAGTGCAGATACTGGATGATGAGATACTGCGCGGAGTGGACCGGGGGCACGGAGTGAAAGAGGTGGTGGAGGCGACCCGCGTGGCCAAGGAGCACGGGCTGAAGGTCTGCTACCACCTGATGCCAGGGCTTCCCGGTTCAGACGCGAAGAAAGACATCGAGTCCTTCCAGCTGATCTTCCAGGACGAGCGGTTCCGCCCGGACATGCTCAAGATCTATCCCACCCTAGTGGTCAAAGGCACCCCTCTCTATGACAGATGGACCAAGGGCGAATACGTGCCATATACCACCGCCCAGGCGGCGGAGGTGGTGGCGGAGATGAAAGCCCTGGTGCCGAAGTGGGTGCGCATTCAGCGCATCCAGCGGGACATACCGGTGCAGCTGATTGAGGCGGGCGTGGACAAATCGCATCTGCGGGAGATCGCCAAGGCCAAGTTGCGTTCCGAAGGGCGCCGGTGCCATTGCGTCCGCTGCCGTGAGGTGGGGCTGAACCGGGTGCCACCGGGAAGGATGGGCGAGGCGGAGCTGAGGGTGGAGGAATACCAGGCATCCGGGGGAAAGGAGCATTTTATCGCATTCGAGCTGTCGGAGCAGGACTACCTGGTCGGCTACGCCAGGCTTCGTATCAACGCCGATGGCCAGGAAGCCCACTTGCGAGAGCTCAAAGTGTTCGGGCAGATGGCGCAGTTCGGAAAGCCAGCGGGAGGGTGGCAACATCGCGGTTTCGGCAAGGACCTGGTGGCGGAGGCCGAATCCCGAGCTAAGGACGCTGGCTGCTCGGTAATAAAGGTCACCAGCGGCGTGGGCGCGAGACTCTACTACGAAGCGATGGGCTATTCGCGAGACATCCCGTACATGAGCAAACCCCTCGATGCCAGATAATTACTTAATCGCGCCCGCATATTATTCCCGGGGTTCAAGATTGGCTTGCGTGGCCTGCGGTGCGGAGACGAGACCGGGCGTGCTCATGTGCTCGAGATGCCTTGGTTCGCTGGACGATCCTCTCTCCCTCGTCCCGAGAATGCAGGATCCGACCGCCGATTCCAGGCTCTTCCACCGGGGCTCGCTCATCATCCGCATCGGCCCGGTGGCGGGCGAGGATGTGGAGCTGGGGCGAGGGGTGGAGCCGGCTTTGAGACTGCGCTCGCTTCTCGAGAAGAAGGACGAGATCGCTCTGGGAGCGTTCGTGGATAAGTATCTGGCTGGGGCGGGGGTCGGGCTGCATCTTTGGGGCGACGAGCGACTGCCGAAGCGCTCCCTGGTCTGGAACGTGGTCTCTTCCATCAAGGGCGGAGAGGGAAGCGGCCAGGCCTGGGGCCGGGCCAGCCTTAGGATCGGTAATGTCCATTCGCTGATCGTGAAGAACGCTGCCCCATTGCCGGTGGACGGCCAGTGGCTGTCGAACTTCTTGATTTATCATACAAGAGAGGCGGAGAAGGCCTACGCCAGGGGAAGGCAGGTGACGGAGCTGTCGTCCATCGCCGATTCCGACCTGGCCATGCTGCGCCTCTTCTCTGGCAAAGGAGAGGAGGCGCTGGGACTGCTCGAGCCTATGTCCGATGCCAGCGATCCTATGAACATGCCTTTCATCATCAAGAGGGCCGTGGTCCTCGAGATTCTAGGCAGAAAAGATGAGGCTTTGGCGGAACTGGCAAAGGTGCCCACCGAACGCATGGACCGCCGGGCGTTGGCGCTCAAGCTGAGACTGGAGGATGCCCGATGACGCCGGACGAGGGCATGGAGAGCAGGTTCGATGCGCGGATAGTCAAGGCGCTGCGCGATTTGGATGCGGATGCCTTTCGCTCCTTCATGGTCCACTTGGTCTCGGAGATGGGGCTGAAGGTCACCGGAGCGGTGACGGTCGACGAGGTCGCCGTATTGGAGGCGGAGCGCGAGGATTCGAAATACCTGATCATGGCCTCCCGTCGACCGGAGCACGCCTCCACCGCGGGGCTGAAGCTGGTGCGGGAGCGAGCCATGTTGGAGGGAAGGCTGCCGGTTCTCATGGTCACTTCTCGCATGGACGAGGAAGCACAGCAGGAAGCTGGAAAGTTGGAGGTGTCCGCGGCCGATCGTTCGAAGCTCCTGCTCCTGCTCAAGAAGTACGAGCTCACCGCCCCCCTGCTGAAGGAGATCGACCGCAAGATCCTGGAGAAAGAAGGGAATCGCTTTCTGCCATCCATAGGACGCTTCGACGGCCTCATGCAGACCGCCGAGGACGCCATGAAACAGGAACGCTACCAGGATGCGCTCTCCGAGCTGGACCGGGCGTTGGAGCTGAAGCCGGAGCACGACCTGGCCTGGAGGATGAGGGCCCAATCCTACCTGGCGCTGGGGAAGACCGAGCTTGCTTTGGAGGCCATCCGGCAGGCCATCAACATCCGCGACAACGATGCCTGGTCCTGGTATTTGCTGGGCGTCATCCTGGACCAGCTGGGTCGGAACGTGGAGGAGCTCGGGGCCTATGAGAAAGCGCTCAAGCAATTCCCGAGGATGCCCGCCGCCATGCTGAACAAGGCGGCCACCCTCTTCGCAATGAACCGGAAGGCGGAGGCGCTCCAAGTGCTGGACGACATGGTGCGTTTCTATCCCAACGATCCGCAGGCGCAGCTCAACCGTGGCATCGTGCTCCATTCCATGGGCAAGAGCAAGGAGGCGCTCGAGTCCTTCGAGAGCGTGTCCGTCCGAGATCCCGGCAACGTGCAGGCCTTGGTCTATCGCGCAACAGCGTTGGAGGAGATGGGCCACCTGAACCAGGCGGTGGACGCCTGGAAGGAGGCGGTGCAGGTGGAGCGGCGGCGGGCGGACCTCTGGCTCAGGCTGGGCGAAGCGCAAAGGGCCGCAGGCATGATAGACGATGCGGCCAAGAGCTTCAGCGTCTCCGCCACCCTGGACCCTTCCTTGGATGGGGCGGTGCGGCAGCGGGACGATGCCATGGAGGCCACCGGTCTGCTCCGTCCGCAAGAACCATCGATGAGCAAGGAGGACACCCTGGTGCGCAAGTACCTGGACTCGGCCCTTCTCCTGCAGGCGATAGGCGAACACGATGAAGCGCTGCGGGAAGCGGACCGTTGCATGTCCTTCGAGCCCCGGGCCGCGGAGGCGTTCGTTCGGAAAGCGAGCGTGCTCATGGACATGGGGCGCATCGAAGAGGCGATTGCCTCGCTGACCACGGCAGTGCTGGAAGGGGCGCGGACGGAAGAGGTGCTGCTGGACCTTGAGTCCCTGACTTACAAGCTTGGTCGGAAGGAAGAGGCGTTGCGCATGCTCGCCAACGCACCTCCCTCGAACGAGGTGATGGTGCGCCGCTGCTTGAACGAGCTTGATCTAGGTCGGGCGGAGGCGGCGCTGCGGCATCTGCCAGAGAGAGGCGAGGAGGTGTACGCCGTCGCTTTGGCGCGGGCATTGGCCCTGGCAGGCTATCGTCGTCACGCGGACGCGGTGGAGGTGCTGCGATCTCTCAATGACAGATTCCCCGCTTCCCCGCACCTGATGAACGCGCTGGGCGTGGGCCTGAGATTCGGCGGGCAGCTGGAAGAGGCAGAAAGGGTGCTGCACCGGGCGGTGGAGACGGAACCGCAGCACTCCGACGCCTGGAACAACCTGGGCTGCGTGCATTATCTCCAGGGAGCGTACGATGAGGCCGATAGGTGCTTGAAGGAAGCGGTCCTTATCGATCGCCGGCCGCAGTTCCTGCTCAACCTGGGTATGTGCCAGTTGGGGCGAGACGATCTTCCGGGAGCGGAGACATCCTTCGAAGCGGCGATGCAGCTTGAGCCCGGGGCGGAAGCGCTCAACGGCATGGGTATCATGGCAGAGAGGAGAAAGGAGAACGCCCGCGCTCTCGAGCTGTACGAGGCGGCGCTCAAGAGAAGACCGGAATTCCGAGACGCGCAGTACAACCGTGCCCGGGTCAGGATGATCTTGAAAGGAGAATGAGGGCCGGCCTTTTCGGCCGGCGAAGAGAATCAATGGACGATGTTCATGACCACGACGTCGCGCACCGCGTTCATCTCGCTGAAGGGCAGGATGAGGCGGCCCTGGGCATCGGTGCGGAACAGCCTGGTCTCGATCTCCTCGGCCGGGACGACCAGGACGTGTTGTATCTCGCCCGAGCTCGTGTCCACGACGAAGTTCTCGATCATTCCCAGGATCTGACCATCGTTCGTCATCACCGTCTTGCCCTTCAATTCCGTGATAAATTTCCTCATCAGAGTGATCCCCCCAGCATGTCGGTTGGTTGGAGTTATGAATGGTTTGTCCGTATTTAGAAGCTTTGGCTTTTGCGAGACCGGGAATAAGAGCCGAAGGATCTCCATCAGCAGGTCGGATGAGCGATCTGCCTAGCGGTACATGCCCATTTCATCTTTGCCGACTCGGGCCTTCTCCAGCGCCTTGCCGATGCTCTCGTACTGCTTCATGATGTTCTTGTCCACCGAGGGCGTGATGATCTTGAGCGCGGCCTCGAAGTGCCTCATCTCCACTATGTCCGCGTCCCGATTCTCGCGCAGCGCGATCATGGCCGCCTCCCGGCACAGATTCTCCAGGTCCGCGCCCACGAAGCCATCCGTCTTGGCCGCCAGCTCCTTCAGCTCCACATTGCGAATGGGCATGGCCTTGGTGTGCACGCTCAAGATGCTGAGCCTCGCCCCCTCGTCCGGCACGGGGATGAGCACCAGGCGGTCGAAGCGGCCTGGCCGAAGAAGCGCCGGGTCGACAAGGTCCGGTCGGTTCGTGGCGGCGATGACCGTCACCTTCCCCAACGATTCCAGACCATCCATGGATGTGAGCAACTGGTTCACCACCCGCTCGGTCACGCTGGAGTCCGAGCCTCCTCCCCTGCGGGGGGCGATGGCGTCGATCTCGTCCAGGAAGACGATGGCCGGAGCGACCTGTTTGGCTTTCTTGAACGCCTGCCTTACCGCCTTCTCAGATTCACCCACCCACTTGCTCATTATCTCCGGACCCTTGATGGAAATGAAGTTGGCCTTGGATTCGGTGGCTACGGCCTTGGCGAGCAGGGTCTTGCCCGTGCCCGGAGGACCATAGAGAAGTATTCCCCTGGCCGGCCGGATGCCCATGCGCTTGAAAGCGGCCGA
It contains:
- a CDS encoding helix-turn-helix domain-containing protein codes for the protein MFELQVVSSTPLTPLDDADDVALQFLVMIGYLPKGYDPKTEADNVQESIPYRLFVECFLGNLKRAWTVEELAAKLRTTKPTIYRHLNKLKGIDILEEVDVQKGGERKKGYRIRYGDLSKAWNFTEANVEMAMDSYRKTVDHLQKIIEGGK
- a CDS encoding tRNA uridine(34) 5-carboxymethylaminomethyl modification radical SAM/GNAT enzyme Elp3, with product MDFHDRLLEAIAKGEIKDKASLQRRKIELCRELHLVTLPPNSETLARASPELLPLVKEILRRKPVRTLSGVAVVAVMTSPATCPHGRCSYCPGGVENSSPQSYTGKEPAARRAIANHFEPNRQVSKRIEQLEAIGHATDKIDLIVMGGTFTSRSLDYQEWFVKGCFDALNERDSLDLPAAHSLNENAPHRCIGMTVETRPDYFVEEMAEHCMSLGTTRVEFGVQILDDEILRGVDRGHGVKEVVEATRVAKEHGLKVCYHLMPGLPGSDAKKDIESFQLIFQDERFRPDMLKIYPTLVVKGTPLYDRWTKGEYVPYTTAQAAEVVAEMKALVPKWVRIQRIQRDIPVQLIEAGVDKSHLREIAKAKLRSEGRRCHCVRCREVGLNRVPPGRMGEAELRVEEYQASGGKEHFIAFELSEQDYLVGYARLRINADGQEAHLRELKVFGQMAQFGKPAGGWQHRGFGKDLVAEAESRAKDAGCSVIKVTSGVGARLYYEAMGYSRDIPYMSKPLDAR
- a CDS encoding tetratricopeptide repeat protein; the encoded protein is MTPDEGMESRFDARIVKALRDLDADAFRSFMVHLVSEMGLKVTGAVTVDEVAVLEAEREDSKYLIMASRRPEHASTAGLKLVRERAMLEGRLPVLMVTSRMDEEAQQEAGKLEVSAADRSKLLLLLKKYELTAPLLKEIDRKILEKEGNRFLPSIGRFDGLMQTAEDAMKQERYQDALSELDRALELKPEHDLAWRMRAQSYLALGKTELALEAIRQAINIRDNDAWSWYLLGVILDQLGRNVEELGAYEKALKQFPRMPAAMLNKAATLFAMNRKAEALQVLDDMVRFYPNDPQAQLNRGIVLHSMGKSKEALESFESVSVRDPGNVQALVYRATALEEMGHLNQAVDAWKEAVQVERRRADLWLRLGEAQRAAGMIDDAAKSFSVSATLDPSLDGAVRQRDDAMEATGLLRPQEPSMSKEDTLVRKYLDSALLLQAIGEHDEALREADRCMSFEPRAAEAFVRKASVLMDMGRIEEAIASLTTAVLEGARTEEVLLDLESLTYKLGRKEEALRMLANAPPSNEVMVRRCLNELDLGRAEAALRHLPERGEEVYAVALARALALAGYRRHADAVEVLRSLNDRFPASPHLMNALGVGLRFGGQLEEAERVLHRAVETEPQHSDAWNNLGCVHYLQGAYDEADRCLKEAVLIDRRPQFLLNLGMCQLGRDDLPGAETSFEAAMQLEPGAEALNGMGIMAERRKENARALELYEAALKRRPEFRDAQYNRARVRMILKGE
- a CDS encoding PRC-barrel domain-containing protein → MRKFITELKGKTVMTNDGQILGMIENFVVDTSSGEIQHVLVVPAEEIETRLFRTDAQGRLILPFSEMNAVRDVVVMNIVH